The DNA sequence CCCGTTTCCTACGACGTACGGGAACCGGAATCCTCTCCGCTCGTCGCTCGTGAGGAGGTCGAAGCCGCAATCGACGACCCGGATGCCGTTCTCGTCGATACACGCGACCCGGACGAGTTCGCCGAGGGCCATCTCCCGAGCGCCATCAACGTCGATTGGCTCGACCTCGTTGACGACGAATCCCGCGGCCTGAAATCACCGGACGAACTCCGTTCGATTCTCGAATCCAACGGCGTCACCCCCGACAAGCGGGTGATCCTCTACTGCAACACCGCCCGTCGAATCAGCCACACCTACGTCGTCCTCTCCTCGCTCGGCTACGACGACCTCGGCTTTTACGAGGGCAGTCTCACCGAGTGGATGGAGGCCGATGGGGAACTCGAACGGGACTGATTCTTTCTATTTATCCTATATCTGATGGCTGACGAAGAGCGAAATGCGTGTCAGTTTCCATCCCAGTAACGCCCGTTGCCGTCGTTGTAACGCCCAATACGGCTCGGTATCGGTGACGCCCGTATAGTGAGGGGTGCTTGCTCGTGAGAACCTAACCGGGATAGTTTTCCATTGGCACCCGAAACGGTCGCTCCCATTTATCTTCGGCTCCGGCCTATAGCCTGTCACCCCGGGAGGGGGGAAAAGGGATGACTGAGAGAGAACAACAAGACGCAGAAAACGTCGAATCGGAAGAACGTCGCTCGTTCATGAAGAAAGGCGCGCTCGCGACAGGCGCGCTCGCGTTGGGGTTAGGCAGTGCCGGGAGCGCCTCGGCACAGGGCCGAAACGTGTTGGTGTACACCTACGACTACCACCCGAACGTGCAGTTCCGCGTCGTCAACGCGCTGGAGAAATCGACGACCGTTCGACTGCTCGAAAAACCGGGTGGCGGCAACGTCTCCGAGATCAGCCAGCCGGACAACTACAACGGCTACGTCATCCGCTACCTGCTTGGCAGCGGTGGCGGCGGCCAAGGACAGATCACCACGTTCATGTTCGCAGAAGGTGTCTCGCTGAGCCAAGGCGACACCCGACAGTTCAGTGGTGACGCGTCCGTCTTCAGCAGCACGCTCAACCTGCTTAGCACCAACCTGCGGTGAGACGAACCGATTCGAGTCGTATCGGGGGGTAACAAAGCGGTTCAGTACCCATTTTTCGGTGACGTAATTCACGGGAAGAGCCGTAGCGGTACCGACATCACGGGCGGATTTCAGTACACTGGACGAATACATGGACAACGAACACGAAGCGGAGATGCCGCGGTGGAACGCCCGAGTTGACGATTCGGTTCGACCTTCACGACGAACCAAACCGCTGGGAGACGTATTGGTGTTCACCCGGGACTTTTTCCCGCACGTCCCGTTTCGAATCGTCGCTCAGCTTCCGGCACTCATCACGGTGACGATCCTCGATGAACCACCGGACGGGGCTCAGGTGATCTCACAACCCGACGAGTACAACGGCTACGTCATCACCTACGATTTCCATCGGACACCCATCTTCGTCTTTCTGTTTTCCCGACGCTATCTGCCGACGAGCGATCGATACCGATTCGGCGACGATGCGACCTACTTCAGCAGCAACTTGGATCTGCTCGAAGTGTCCGTGGGGGTCGATTGAGGACCGTTTCATTCGCGTCCGTCCGTGCGGACGATCATTCCTTCTTACCTGTTCGTCCAAATTATCTCTATCAAAGCGCTAGAATACATAATACTCCTTGCAGACGTCTGCTCTGCATTCAGGAATATTGATTTTTGCTATGTGTATGTCCATTATCCTTATTATGTGGGCGTTTGTCCGAAATTAGCAGATGAAATCGAATGTCGTGCGATACTCCGATGTACAGGTAGACGATTTCAGGGTGATCGACGAATATGGTTCATAAAAAGGAAGAATGGAAAGGTGAGTTGTACGGCGACGCGGTAAGGGACAAAATTCTCGAATTCGCCAAGAACGGTTGGCAGTCGATTCCGGAAGACGAGCGTGATGCGTGGTTCTCGCGGTTCAAATTCTGGGGCCTGTTTCACCAGCGAACCGGGCAAGAAAGCTACTTCATGATGCGTCTGACCAACTGCGGCGGCATCCTCGAACCAGGGCAACTGCGCGCCATCGGGGAAGTCGCACGTGAGTATGCGACCGGTCCAGCCGAGAACCCCGAGTTCGGGAACGGGTTCGTGGATTTCACGACGCGCCAATCGATTCAGCTCCACTGGATAAAGTTGGAGCACATCCCCGAAATCTGGAATAAGCTAGAAGCCGTCGGCGTCTCGTCTCGCTCCTCCGGTGGGGATACGATGCGAAACATCTCCGGATGTCCCGTCGCGGGTAAAGACGAACACGAGTACGTCGAGACCCGGGAGTTGCTCGACCGAATCCAGTCACAGTTGCGCGACGATGACGTGCTATGTAACATGCCGCGGAAGTTCAACATCTCCGTGACGGGTTGTCGGGAGGGTTGTGCACAGGATTCCATCAACGATGTCGCTTTGGAACCCGCACGAAAGCTCATCGACGGGACGCGAGTGAAGGGATTCAACATGCGCGCTGGCGGCGGTCTCGGTGGACGCGAACCCCGCCGTGCACGGTCGCTCGACGTCTTCGTCACGCCGGATAACGCCTACGAAATCATCCGTGCGTTCGTCGAACTGTATCACGAGGAGGGCAACCGACAGAACCGACGCAAAAATCGTGGCCGCTTCTTCGTCGACGACTGGGGAACCGACGACATCCGCGAGGAACTCACCGAGCGGGTCGACTTTCCGCTCCACCACGCTGGAACGGACCTACGTGACCAGTACACGTACAACGCCGGAAAGCAGGACAAACGAGGAAAACACGATCACGTCGGCGTCCACGAACAAGCCGACGGTGACTACTACGTCGGCCTCAACGTCCCGGTCGGACGCGTCACCGCCGACGAGGCCCTCGACCTCGCCGACCTCGCCGACGAGTACGGGAGCGGCGAAATCAGACTCACTCGACGACAGAACCCGATCATCGTGGACGTAGACGGCGCACGACTCGACGACCTGCTCGCCGAACCCCTGCTGCAAACGCATACGCCCGAACCCACGCCGTTCACTCGCGGGGCGATGGCGTGTACAGGAACGGAGTTCTGCTCGCTCGCGCTCACCGAGACGAAGGCACGGACGGCCGAGATGCTTCGATGGCTCCGGACGAACGTCGAGCTTCCCGACGACGTTTCACAGCTGAAGATCCACTTTTCGGGCTGTACCGCGGATTGCGGGCAAGCCATGACAGCGGATATCGGCTTGCAGGGGATGCGCGCTCGAAAGGACGGAGAAATGGTCGAGGCGATGGATGTCGGCGTCGGCGGCGGAATCGGCGACGAACCGTCGTTCATCGAGTGGGTCCACCAGCGTGTCCCGGCCGACGAGGTGCCCGGACTCATCGCGAACCTCGTCGAAGCGTTCGTCGCACTCCGGGAGGAAGAACAGACCTTCCGCGAGTGGGTCGATGCGACCGGCCACGAGACCATCATCGAACTCGCCGAACCCGAAGAGACGAGCTACGAGGACCCCTGTCTTCACGACGCAAAGCAGGCCTGGTACCCGTTCTCGAACGGCGAAAGTCCGGCTCCGACCGCACCGGACGGCACACCGATCTCCAGTAATGACTGAGCGTAGTCACCGCTTTCGACCCGCCGTTCGGTCGAACTCGAATTTCAACGAGGTAACGCTCACATGAGAAACACTGTCCCGACGACGTGTATGCGGTGTGCGGTCGGCTGTGGTCACGTCAACCAAAGCGTCGACGTTGGCTATGGCATCGACATCGTTCGCGGTGACGTTGCCCATCCGGTTAATCAGGGACTCGCCTGTCAACGCGGTATCCGCGAGAGCAAGGAGCCAGAGGGCAGGTGGCTGACGCGCCCGCTGATTCGGGAGGGTGACGAACTCCTCCCCACGACGTGGGACGTCGCCCTCGGTCGCGTGGTGGAACGATTCGCATCCACCATCGGACGCGACCGGGACGGCCTCGCCGTTCTCGGGAGCGGACAACAGACCAACGAAGCCGCGTACGCCCTCGGAAAGTTGGCCCGCGGCGGGTTCGGCACCCGGTACTACGACGCCAACACGACCCTCTGTATGGCCAGTGCGGTGACGGCCTACTACGACGCCTTCGGGAGCGACGCGCCGCCATGCACCTACGACGACATCCCGGACGCCCGCAGTCACGTCGTCTGGGGAGCGAACCCCGCCGTCGCCCACCCGG is a window from the Haladaptatus sp. R4 genome containing:
- a CDS encoding sulfurtransferase gives rise to the protein MNENVVVSADWLAERLDDIHIVDVRDAWEYEGIGHLPGAVNIPFDEFRSADADDAGMLPGVETWSELLGNVGISEDDTVVAYDDMHGVFAARFLVTAELYGHEALHLLDGDFSAWQRDHETTNNVPSPTPVSYDVREPESSPLVAREEVEAAIDDPDAVLVDTRDPDEFAEGHLPSAINVDWLDLVDDESRGLKSPDELRSILESNGVTPDKRVILYCNTARRISHTYVVLSSLGYDDLGFYEGSLTEWMEADGELERD
- a CDS encoding twin-arginine translocation signal domain-containing protein, with amino-acid sequence MTEREQQDAENVESEERRSFMKKGALATGALALGLGSAGSASAQGRNVLVYTYDYHPNVQFRVVNALEKSTTVRLLEKPGGGNVSEISQPDNYNGYVIRYLLGSGGGGQGQITTFMFAEGVSLSQGDTRQFSGDASVFSSTLNLLSTNLR
- a CDS encoding nitrite/sulfite reductase, with the translated sequence MVHKKEEWKGELYGDAVRDKILEFAKNGWQSIPEDERDAWFSRFKFWGLFHQRTGQESYFMMRLTNCGGILEPGQLRAIGEVAREYATGPAENPEFGNGFVDFTTRQSIQLHWIKLEHIPEIWNKLEAVGVSSRSSGGDTMRNISGCPVAGKDEHEYVETRELLDRIQSQLRDDDVLCNMPRKFNISVTGCREGCAQDSINDVALEPARKLIDGTRVKGFNMRAGGGLGGREPRRARSLDVFVTPDNAYEIIRAFVELYHEEGNRQNRRKNRGRFFVDDWGTDDIREELTERVDFPLHHAGTDLRDQYTYNAGKQDKRGKHDHVGVHEQADGDYYVGLNVPVGRVTADEALDLADLADEYGSGEIRLTRRQNPIIVDVDGARLDDLLAEPLLQTHTPEPTPFTRGAMACTGTEFCSLALTETKARTAEMLRWLRTNVELPDDVSQLKIHFSGCTADCGQAMTADIGLQGMRARKDGEMVEAMDVGVGGGIGDEPSFIEWVHQRVPADEVPGLIANLVEAFVALREEEQTFREWVDATGHETIIELAEPEETSYEDPCLHDAKQAWYPFSNGESPAPTAPDGTPISSND